The Vitis vinifera cultivar Pinot Noir 40024 chromosome 12, ASM3070453v1 genome has a segment encoding these proteins:
- the LOC104880967 gene encoding protein DJ-1 homolog A-like, whose amino-acid sequence MEVVITIDELRRAGINVTVVPVRKRLQVDACQGVDIVADAPISDCAGADFDLILLPGGMPGATTLGDGDILESMVKKHADDGQLYARFRVAPAVVLGSWGLMHGFAFWFDVELNGSAGFSFFYLFPTSG is encoded by the coding sequence ATGGAAGTAGTGATCACCATTGATGAGCTCCGGCGAGCTGGCATCAATGTGACCGTCGTCCCTGTGAGGAAGCGGCTTCAAGTTGACGCGTGCCAAGGCGTGGATATTGTTGCGGATGCCCCAATTTCTGACTGCGCTGGTGCTGATTTCGATCTCATTTTGCTGCCGGGAGGAATGCCAGGCGCTACAACTCTTGGAGATGGTGACATTCTGGAAAGCATGGTGAAGAAGCATGCTGATGATGGGCAGCTCTATGCTAGATTTCGTGTAGCACCTGCTGTGGTACTTGGATCATGGGGTTTAATGCATGGTTTTGCTTTCTGGTTTGATGTCGAATTAAATGGGTCTgcaggattttcatttttttatttatttcctactAGTGGTTGA
- the LOC132254729 gene encoding uncharacterized mitochondrial protein AtMg00810-like: MALKGYGFLQSYSDYSLFTYTKGNVQINVLVYVDDLIISGNDSAVLKTFKAYLSDCFKMKDLGVLKYFLGIEVARSSAGLLLCQRKYTLDIVSEAGLLGAKPCGFPIEQNHRLGLANGELLSNPESYRRLVGRLIYLAVTRPDLAYSVHILSQFMQEPRIEHWEAAFRVVRYLKGTPGQGILLRADSDLSLQGWCDSDWAACPVTRRSLSGWLVFLGQSPISWKTKKQHTVSRSSAEAEYRAMAAVTCELKWLKGLLLSLGVHHPKAIKLFCDSQSALHMAKNPVFHERTKHIEVDCHFVRDAITDGLIAPSYVPTVTQLADIFTKALRKKQFDYLLAKLGIFEPHAPT; the protein is encoded by the coding sequence ATGGCTCTTAAAGGATATGGTTTCTTACAATCCTACTCTGATTATTCTCTTTTCACTTACACTAAGGGCAATGTTCAAATAAATGTGCTAGTGTATGTCGACGATCTTATTATCTCTGGGAATGATTCCGCTGTACTTAAGACCTTTAAAGCCTATCTCAGTGATTGTtttaagatgaaagatcttggtgttTTGAAGTATTTCCTCGGAATCGAGGTGGCCAGGAGTTCGGCTGGTTTGTTATTGTGTCAACGCAAGTACACACTTGACATTGTATCGGAGGCCGGATTACTGGGAGCCAAGCCGTGTGGCTTCCCGATCGAGCAAAATCACAGATTAGGACTCGCAAATGGGGAGCTCTTGTCGAACCCTGAGTCCTATCGCAGATTAGTAGGTCGACTCATTTATCTGGCAGTGACCCGTCCAGATTTGGCCTACTCGGTTCATATATTATCTCAATTTATGCAGGAGCCCAGAATTGAGCATTGGGAGGCGGCTTTCAGAGTCGTTCGTTATTTGAAAGGTACTCCGGGTCAGGGTATCTTGTTACGTGCAGATAGTGATCTGTCCCTGCAGGGTTGGTGTGATTCTGATTGGGCAGCATGTCCAGTCACTAGACGCTCTTTGTCCGGATGGCTTGTGTTTCTTGGGCAATCTCCTATTTCTTGGAAGACAAAGAAGCAACACACAGTTTCCCGCTCGTCTGCAGAAGCGGAATACCGAGCTATGGCAGCAGTTACTTGTGAGCTCAAATGGTTGAAGGGGTTGCTTCTGAGCTTGGGTGTGCACCACCCAAAGGCAATCAAGCTCTTTTGTGATAGTCAATCAGCCCTTCATATGGCCAAAAATCCAGTATTTCATGAACGCACCAAACACATTGAGGTTGATTGTCACTTTGTTCGGGATGCGATAACAGATGGTTTGATTGCTCCGTCATATGTTCCTACTGTTACACAATTGGCGGATATTTTTACAAAGGCTCTTAGAAAGAAAcaatttgattatcttcttgCCAAGTTGGGCATTTTTGAACCTcatgctccaacttga